From Macaca fascicularis isolate 582-1 chromosome 14, T2T-MFA8v1.1, a single genomic window includes:
- the ACAD8 gene encoding isobutyryl-CoA dehydrogenase, mitochondrial isoform X1, whose product MFARDCSLPAPSSPPGVSSLSGQSLPRPGSLLRPLTPGPAPSSDPSPPARLPTPAGPPRPAAPSASLGLNEEQKEFQKVAFDFAAREMAPNMAEWDQKELFPVDVMRKAAQLGFGGVYVQTDVGGSGLSRLDTSVIFEALATGCTSTTAYMSIHNMCAWMIDSFGNEEQRHKFCPPLCTMEKFASYCLTEPGSGSDAASLLTSAKKQGDHYILNGSKAFISGGGESDIYVVMCRTGGPGPKGISCVVVEKGTPGLSFGKKEKKVGWNSQPTRAVIFEDCAVPLANRIGDEGQGFLIAVKGLNGGRINIASCSLGAAHASVILTRDHLKVRKQFGEPLASNQYLQFTLADMATRLVAARLMIRNAAVALQEERKEAVALCSMAKLFATDECFAICNQALQMHGGYGYLKDYAVQQYMRDSRVHQILEELLWQGLGAQKQLQPGVQRLSFVTVGGHRITLLLLCCRFARTVN is encoded by the exons ATGTTCGCGAGGGACTGCAGTCTCCCGGCTCCATCCAGTCCGCCCGGCGTCAGCTCCCTTTCCGGCCAGTCACTCCCCCGGCCTGGCTCTCTACTCCGGCCGCTCACCCCCGGCCCGGCTCCCAGCTCCGACCCGTCACCGCCGGCCCGTCTTCCCACTCCGGCCGGTCCCCCCCGCCCGGCTGCCCCCTCCG CTTCCCTGGGACTTAATGAAGAgcagaaagaatttcagaaggTGGCCTTTGACTTTGCTGCCCGGGAGATGGCTCCAAATATGGCAGAGTGGGACCAGAAG GAGCTGTTCCCGGTGGATGTGATGCGGAAGGCAGCCCAGCTAGGCTTCGGAGGGGTCTACGTACAAACAGATGTGGGTGGGTCTGGACTGTCACGGCTTGATACCTCTGTCATTTTTGAAGCCTTGGCTACAGGCTGCACCAGCACCACAGCCTATATGAGCATCCACAA CATGTGTGCCTGGATGATTGATAGCTTTGGCAATGAGGAACAGAGGCACAAATTTTGCCCACCGCTCTGCACCATGGAGAAGTTTGCTTCCTACTGCCTCACTGAGCCAG GAAGCGGGAGTGATGCTGCCTCTCTTCTGACCTCCGCTAAGAAACAGGGAGATCATTACATCCTCAATGGCTCCAAG GCCTTCATCAGCGGTGGTGGCGAGTCAGACATCTATGTGGTCATGTGTCGAACGGGAGGACCAGGCCCCAAGGGCATCTCATGTGTAGTTGTTGAGAAGGGGACCCCTGGCCTCAGCTTTggcaagaaggagaaaaag GTGGGGTGGAACTCCCAGCCAACACGAGCTGTGATCTTCGAAGACTGTGCTGTCCCTTTGGCCAACAGAATTGGGGACGAGGGGCAGGGCTTCCTCATCGCCGTGAAAGGACTGAACGGAGGGAGGATCAATATTG CTTCCTGCTCTCTGGGGGCTGCCCATGCCTCTGTCATCCTCACCCGAGACCACCTCAAGGTCCGGAAGCAGTTTGGAGAGCCTCTGGCCAGTAACCAG TACTTGCAGTTCACGCTGGCTGATATGGCAACAAGGCTGGTGGCCGCACGGCTGATGATCCGCAACGCAGCAGTGGCTCtgcaggaagagaggaaagaggcagTGGCCTTGTGCTCCATGGCCAAGCTCTTTGCTACAGATGAATGCTTTGCT ATCTGCAACCAGGCCTTACAGATGCATGGGGGCTACGGCTACCTGAAGGATTACGCTGTTCAGCAGTACATGCGGGACTCCAGGGTCCACCAGATTCTAGAAG AGCTGCTCTGGCAGGGGCTTGGTGCACAAAAACAGCTCCAGCCTGGAGTCCAGAGACTCAGCTTCGTCACCGTGGGTGGGCATCGGATCACTCTGCTACTGCTCTGCTGTAGATTTGCGAGAACGGTGAACTGA
- the ACAD8 gene encoding isobutyryl-CoA dehydrogenase, mitochondrial isoform X3: protein MLGTGCRRLGASLGCLPGGLRALVQTGHRSLSSCIDPSLGLNEEQKEFQKVAFDFAAREMAPNMAEWDQKELFPVDVMRKAAQLGFGGVYVQTDVGGSGLSRLDTSVIFEALATGCTSTTAYMSIHNMCAWMIDSFGNEEQRHKFCPPLCTMEKFASYCLTEPGSGSDAASLLTSAKKQGDHYILNGSKAFISGGGESDIYVVMCRTGGPGPKGISCVVVEKGTPGLSFGKKEKKVGWNSQPTRAVIFEDCAVPLANRIGDEGQGFLIAVKGLNGGRINIASCSLGAAHASVILTRDHLKVRKQFGEPLASNQYLQFTLADMATRLVAARLMIRNAAVALQEERKEAVALCSMAKLFATDECFAICNQALQMHGGYGYLKDYAVQQYMRDSRVHQILEELLWQGLGAQKQLQPGVQRLSFVTVGGHRITLLLLCCRFARTVN from the exons ATGTTGGGGACAGGCTGCCGGCGCCTCGGGGCGAGCCTCGGCTGCCTTCCCGGCGGTCTCCGGGCCCTCGTCCAGACCGGCCACCGGAGCTTGAGCTCATGCATCGACC CTTCCCTGGGACTTAATGAAGAgcagaaagaatttcagaaggTGGCCTTTGACTTTGCTGCCCGGGAGATGGCTCCAAATATGGCAGAGTGGGACCAGAAG GAGCTGTTCCCGGTGGATGTGATGCGGAAGGCAGCCCAGCTAGGCTTCGGAGGGGTCTACGTACAAACAGATGTGGGTGGGTCTGGACTGTCACGGCTTGATACCTCTGTCATTTTTGAAGCCTTGGCTACAGGCTGCACCAGCACCACAGCCTATATGAGCATCCACAA CATGTGTGCCTGGATGATTGATAGCTTTGGCAATGAGGAACAGAGGCACAAATTTTGCCCACCGCTCTGCACCATGGAGAAGTTTGCTTCCTACTGCCTCACTGAGCCAG GAAGCGGGAGTGATGCTGCCTCTCTTCTGACCTCCGCTAAGAAACAGGGAGATCATTACATCCTCAATGGCTCCAAG GCCTTCATCAGCGGTGGTGGCGAGTCAGACATCTATGTGGTCATGTGTCGAACGGGAGGACCAGGCCCCAAGGGCATCTCATGTGTAGTTGTTGAGAAGGGGACCCCTGGCCTCAGCTTTggcaagaaggagaaaaag GTGGGGTGGAACTCCCAGCCAACACGAGCTGTGATCTTCGAAGACTGTGCTGTCCCTTTGGCCAACAGAATTGGGGACGAGGGGCAGGGCTTCCTCATCGCCGTGAAAGGACTGAACGGAGGGAGGATCAATATTG CTTCCTGCTCTCTGGGGGCTGCCCATGCCTCTGTCATCCTCACCCGAGACCACCTCAAGGTCCGGAAGCAGTTTGGAGAGCCTCTGGCCAGTAACCAG TACTTGCAGTTCACGCTGGCTGATATGGCAACAAGGCTGGTGGCCGCACGGCTGATGATCCGCAACGCAGCAGTGGCTCtgcaggaagagaggaaagaggcagTGGCCTTGTGCTCCATGGCCAAGCTCTTTGCTACAGATGAATGCTTTGCT ATCTGCAACCAGGCCTTACAGATGCATGGGGGCTACGGCTACCTGAAGGATTACGCTGTTCAGCAGTACATGCGGGACTCCAGGGTCCACCAGATTCTAGAAG AGCTGCTCTGGCAGGGGCTTGGTGCACAAAAACAGCTCCAGCCTGGAGTCCAGAGACTCAGCTTCGTCACCGTGGGTGGGCATCGGATCACTCTGCTACTGCTCTGCTGTAGATTTGCGAGAACGGTGAACTGA
- the ACAD8 gene encoding isobutyryl-CoA dehydrogenase, mitochondrial isoform X2 produces the protein MFARDCSLPAPSSPPGVSSLSGQSLPRPGSLLRPLTPGPAPSSDPSPPARLPTPAGPPRPAAPSASLGLNEEQKEFQKVAFDFAAREMAPNMAEWDQKELFPVDVMRKAAQLGFGGVYVQTDVGGSGLSRLDTSVIFEALATGCTSTTAYMSIHNMCAWMIDSFGNEEQRHKFCPPLCTMEKFASYCLTEPGSGSDAASLLTSAKKQGDHYILNGSKAFISGGGESDIYVVMCRTGGPGPKGISCVVVEKGTPGLSFGKKEKKVGWNSQPTRAVIFEDCAVPLANRIGDEGQGFLIAVKGLNGGRINIASCSLGAAHASVILTRDHLKVRKQFGEPLASNQYLQFTLADMATRLVAARLMIRNAAVALQEERKEAVALCSMAKLFATDECFAICNQALQMHGGYGYLKDYAVQQYMRDSRVHQILEGSNEVMRMLISRSLLQE, from the exons ATGTTCGCGAGGGACTGCAGTCTCCCGGCTCCATCCAGTCCGCCCGGCGTCAGCTCCCTTTCCGGCCAGTCACTCCCCCGGCCTGGCTCTCTACTCCGGCCGCTCACCCCCGGCCCGGCTCCCAGCTCCGACCCGTCACCGCCGGCCCGTCTTCCCACTCCGGCCGGTCCCCCCCGCCCGGCTGCCCCCTCCG CTTCCCTGGGACTTAATGAAGAgcagaaagaatttcagaaggTGGCCTTTGACTTTGCTGCCCGGGAGATGGCTCCAAATATGGCAGAGTGGGACCAGAAG GAGCTGTTCCCGGTGGATGTGATGCGGAAGGCAGCCCAGCTAGGCTTCGGAGGGGTCTACGTACAAACAGATGTGGGTGGGTCTGGACTGTCACGGCTTGATACCTCTGTCATTTTTGAAGCCTTGGCTACAGGCTGCACCAGCACCACAGCCTATATGAGCATCCACAA CATGTGTGCCTGGATGATTGATAGCTTTGGCAATGAGGAACAGAGGCACAAATTTTGCCCACCGCTCTGCACCATGGAGAAGTTTGCTTCCTACTGCCTCACTGAGCCAG GAAGCGGGAGTGATGCTGCCTCTCTTCTGACCTCCGCTAAGAAACAGGGAGATCATTACATCCTCAATGGCTCCAAG GCCTTCATCAGCGGTGGTGGCGAGTCAGACATCTATGTGGTCATGTGTCGAACGGGAGGACCAGGCCCCAAGGGCATCTCATGTGTAGTTGTTGAGAAGGGGACCCCTGGCCTCAGCTTTggcaagaaggagaaaaag GTGGGGTGGAACTCCCAGCCAACACGAGCTGTGATCTTCGAAGACTGTGCTGTCCCTTTGGCCAACAGAATTGGGGACGAGGGGCAGGGCTTCCTCATCGCCGTGAAAGGACTGAACGGAGGGAGGATCAATATTG CTTCCTGCTCTCTGGGGGCTGCCCATGCCTCTGTCATCCTCACCCGAGACCACCTCAAGGTCCGGAAGCAGTTTGGAGAGCCTCTGGCCAGTAACCAG TACTTGCAGTTCACGCTGGCTGATATGGCAACAAGGCTGGTGGCCGCACGGCTGATGATCCGCAACGCAGCAGTGGCTCtgcaggaagagaggaaagaggcagTGGCCTTGTGCTCCATGGCCAAGCTCTTTGCTACAGATGAATGCTTTGCT ATCTGCAACCAGGCCTTACAGATGCATGGGGGCTACGGCTACCTGAAGGATTACGCTGTTCAGCAGTACATGCGGGACTCCAGGGTCCACCAGATTCTAGAAG GTAGCAATGAAGTGATGAGGATGCTGATCTCTAGAAGCCTGCTTCAGGAGTAG
- the ACAD8 gene encoding isobutyryl-CoA dehydrogenase, mitochondrial isoform X4 → MLGTGCRRLGASLGCLPGGLRALVQTGHRSLSSCIDPSLGLNEEQKEFQKVAFDFAAREMAPNMAEWDQKELFPVDVMRKAAQLGFGGVYVQTDVGGSGLSRLDTSVIFEALATGCTSTTAYMSIHNMCAWMIDSFGNEEQRHKFCPPLCTMEKFASYCLTEPGSGSDAASLLTSAKKQGDHYILNGSKAFISGGGESDIYVVMCRTGGPGPKGISCVVVEKGTPGLSFGKKEKKVGWNSQPTRAVIFEDCAVPLANRIGDEGQGFLIAVKGLNGGRINIASCSLGAAHASVILTRDHLKVRKQFGEPLASNQYLQFTLADMATRLVAARLMIRNAAVALQEERKEAVALCSMAKLFATDECFAICNQALQMHGGYGYLKDYAVQQYMRDSRVHQILEGSNEVMRMLISRSLLQE, encoded by the exons ATGTTGGGGACAGGCTGCCGGCGCCTCGGGGCGAGCCTCGGCTGCCTTCCCGGCGGTCTCCGGGCCCTCGTCCAGACCGGCCACCGGAGCTTGAGCTCATGCATCGACC CTTCCCTGGGACTTAATGAAGAgcagaaagaatttcagaaggTGGCCTTTGACTTTGCTGCCCGGGAGATGGCTCCAAATATGGCAGAGTGGGACCAGAAG GAGCTGTTCCCGGTGGATGTGATGCGGAAGGCAGCCCAGCTAGGCTTCGGAGGGGTCTACGTACAAACAGATGTGGGTGGGTCTGGACTGTCACGGCTTGATACCTCTGTCATTTTTGAAGCCTTGGCTACAGGCTGCACCAGCACCACAGCCTATATGAGCATCCACAA CATGTGTGCCTGGATGATTGATAGCTTTGGCAATGAGGAACAGAGGCACAAATTTTGCCCACCGCTCTGCACCATGGAGAAGTTTGCTTCCTACTGCCTCACTGAGCCAG GAAGCGGGAGTGATGCTGCCTCTCTTCTGACCTCCGCTAAGAAACAGGGAGATCATTACATCCTCAATGGCTCCAAG GCCTTCATCAGCGGTGGTGGCGAGTCAGACATCTATGTGGTCATGTGTCGAACGGGAGGACCAGGCCCCAAGGGCATCTCATGTGTAGTTGTTGAGAAGGGGACCCCTGGCCTCAGCTTTggcaagaaggagaaaaag GTGGGGTGGAACTCCCAGCCAACACGAGCTGTGATCTTCGAAGACTGTGCTGTCCCTTTGGCCAACAGAATTGGGGACGAGGGGCAGGGCTTCCTCATCGCCGTGAAAGGACTGAACGGAGGGAGGATCAATATTG CTTCCTGCTCTCTGGGGGCTGCCCATGCCTCTGTCATCCTCACCCGAGACCACCTCAAGGTCCGGAAGCAGTTTGGAGAGCCTCTGGCCAGTAACCAG TACTTGCAGTTCACGCTGGCTGATATGGCAACAAGGCTGGTGGCCGCACGGCTGATGATCCGCAACGCAGCAGTGGCTCtgcaggaagagaggaaagaggcagTGGCCTTGTGCTCCATGGCCAAGCTCTTTGCTACAGATGAATGCTTTGCT ATCTGCAACCAGGCCTTACAGATGCATGGGGGCTACGGCTACCTGAAGGATTACGCTGTTCAGCAGTACATGCGGGACTCCAGGGTCCACCAGATTCTAGAAG GTAGCAATGAAGTGATGAGGATGCTGATCTCTAGAAGCCTGCTTCAGGAGTAG